A segment of the Candidatus Andeanibacterium colombiense genome:
CTGGTGATCCTCGACATCAACATGCCGCGGATGGATGGGCTCGAAGCGTGCCGCCGACTGCGCGCCCAAAGCGACGTTCCGATCTTCTTCCTCTCGTCTCGCGACGACGAGATCGACCGGGTCCTCGGCATCGAGCTCGGCGGCGACGATTACGTCGTGAAGCCGTTCTCGCCGCGCGAGGTCGTCGCGCGGTCGATGGCGATCCTGCGCCGCACCGCCGCGCGTCCGCCGCGGGTGGAGGATATCGGGGATATCCGCCACGGCCTGCTCCACATCGAACTGGAAGGCTGGAGCGCGCGCTGGGGCGAACGCGAAATCGCGCTGACGGTTACCGAATTCACGATCCTGCGCACGCTGGCCGCGATGCCCTCGCGGATCTTCTCGCGCGACCGGATCATCGACCGGCTGCACGGCCCTGGCTTTGCCCTGACCGACCGGACGGTCGACAGCCACATCCGCAACCTGCGCCGCAAATTCGCCGAACAGGGCGGGACCGACATCATCGAAA
Coding sequences within it:
- a CDS encoding response regulator transcription factor → MILCPMTSTILIVDDDPHIRELLVYAFCKAGLNTIEASDGEEALAQAEHCSPDLVILDINMPRMDGLEACRRLRAQSDVPIFFLSSRDDEIDRVLGIELGGDDYVVKPFSPREVVARSMAILRRTAARPPRVEDIGDIRHGLLHIELEGWSARWGEREIALTVTEFTILRTLAAMPSRIFSRDRIIDRLHGPGFALTDRTVDSHIRNLRRKFAEQGGTDIIETRAGIGYRLGACTGAPGGE